In one window of Aphidius gifuensis isolate YNYX2018 linkage group LG4, ASM1490517v1, whole genome shotgun sequence DNA:
- the LOC122855015 gene encoding uncharacterized protein LOC122855015 isoform X2: protein MKFKCIICFIKFYHSKAEKMSTTHSKIPVTIDSQLKLKDIECKLYFVLSSDKVCMGVLDVEILFYYKELQCQDDSNLSCNSCDVIGGVWMAMKLVDLGPYRKTDLQTWEDNFRASILDDRLTYKIIDELEAWKERHQEIFYIELKKKEKRYLNRLSEEWKEPKEVLDTLHSLSVFQGHTEVVTLINKINKNWFDELWGYFY from the exons atgaaatttaaatgtattatttgttttattaaattttatcattcaaaagCTGAGAAGATGTCAACAACACATTCAAAAATTCCAGTTACCATTGACAGTCAGTTGAAATTGAAAGACAttgaatgtaaattatatttcgtaTTGTCATCTGATAAAGTTTGTATGGGTGTTCTTGATGTTGagatattgttttattataaagag TTGCAGTGTCAGGATGATAGTAATTTGTCATGTAATAGTTGTGATGTAATTGGAGGTGTTTGGATGGCGATGAAGCTTGTTGATCTTGGACCTTACAGAAAGACAGATCTACAAACTTGGG aagaTAATTTTAGAGCATCAATTCTTGATGACAGGTTGACttacaaaattattgatgaactCGAAGCATGGAAAGAACGTCaccaagaaattttttatattgag ttgaaaaaaaaagaaaaaagatatttGAATAGATTAAGTGAAGAGTGGAAGGAACCAAAAGAAGTATTAGATACATTACATTCTTTATCTGTTTTTCAAGGACATACAGA aGTTGTTACTTTAATT aataaaataaacaaaaattggtTTGATGAATTATGGGGTTATTTCTATTAa
- the LOC122855015 gene encoding uncharacterized protein LOC122855015 isoform X1 produces the protein MKFKCIICFIKFYHSKAEKMSTTHSKIPVTIDSQLKLKDIECKLYFVLSSDKVCMGVLDVEILFYYKELQCQDDSNLSCNSCDVIGGVWMAMKLVDLGPYRKTDLQTWEDNFRASILDDRLTYKIIDELEAWKERHQEIFYIELKKKEKRYLNRLSEEWKEPKEVLDTLHSLSVFQGHTEVVTLIVSTREDKIVYCQPSINSITYTVK, from the exons atgaaatttaaatgtattatttgttttattaaattttatcattcaaaagCTGAGAAGATGTCAACAACACATTCAAAAATTCCAGTTACCATTGACAGTCAGTTGAAATTGAAAGACAttgaatgtaaattatatttcgtaTTGTCATCTGATAAAGTTTGTATGGGTGTTCTTGATGTTGagatattgttttattataaagag TTGCAGTGTCAGGATGATAGTAATTTGTCATGTAATAGTTGTGATGTAATTGGAGGTGTTTGGATGGCGATGAAGCTTGTTGATCTTGGACCTTACAGAAAGACAGATCTACAAACTTGGG aagaTAATTTTAGAGCATCAATTCTTGATGACAGGTTGACttacaaaattattgatgaactCGAAGCATGGAAAGAACGTCaccaagaaattttttatattgag ttgaaaaaaaaagaaaaaagatatttGAATAGATTAAGTGAAGAGTGGAAGGAACCAAAAGAAGTATTAGATACATTACATTCTTTATCTGTTTTTCAAGGACATACAGA aGTTGTTACTTTAATTGTATCTACAAGAGAAGATAAAATTGTGTATTGTCAGCCAAGTATCAACTCCATAACatacactgtaaaataa
- the LOC122855018 gene encoding toll-like receptor 6: MKTSRNVRFLVSILKLAWCTLLTDNNTLLSTATLLQKLDIPGHCVENSDTSLTCVYHNLYNESISKYNFSQITKDNIKSLNIICKNSDNQIRVDNFEYLWKLRELSINGCKLIYRPEKLLNCFYNLRNLTIKNSYDIEYNIFFNLITGVFNMTPFIEKIDLSFNKLWQLPESIFCNLKNLIDLNISSNNLKDIKEFGFYDITTLESQSNETYKELLKLSTTSRCLLDIQNLDASNNKISVLSAFGFSKLKRLNTLNVSSNIINIVDDNALHGLRYLKIFDLSSNKIVALPALMFNDARNTIKELWLQNNSIKALAPGLFIEMNQLVSLDLSMNELTSSWLNSNTFYGLIRLVLLNLSWNKLTNIDSELFKDLYTLQILDLHHNHIKMIPSNTFLSMNNLHTLNLAHNNLNYLDAYSLNGLYAVSLVYFDSNSLTSIHNDAFSNCSSMQDLNLAGNNLKNIPIALNNMRMLKTLDIGENKIDKLTGFHGMPNLYGLRIIGNNIVHIKNNDLSQLTSLQILNLSRNKITSIQSLAFQNNKMLQAIRLDRNNLKNISDIFTNISSIIWLNISDNMITELEYTNLPINIQWLDLHKNQINHVSIAPKTFHLQSLDLSFNKLTKIHPNSLPDSIELLLMNNNKLHTIEPQTFHNKVNLTRVDLYANQIMKMDFSVFHLNHINDGHKLPEFYIGGNPLVCDCTMEWLQRINSLQIGKYPIIMDLDSVYCQLPYNRYYSFIPILDAKPSQFLCTYTVHCFALCHCCDFDACDCEMTCPTNCTCYHDESWASNVVDCSNSGYNYLPDCLPMDATEVYLDGNDFGELISHSFIGRKNLQILYTNNSNIKTIYNHTFSGLKRLIILHLENNKITQLSDIELQPLENLKELYLQNNKLYYIDDDLFLALHHLEVLNLRGNYLRTFGIWQLNFNPYLVEISISNNPWMCECTYIKKMYEWISNNKNKILDFNLITCEFNISINESTIDCTMITETTSIEKIQLKMYLSFGLIIFVMIILLFNLIKYRISIKTWIANKCAFRMCYKTAAFEDSEKPFDAYISYSAVDEIFVSQVLVPGLSSYRLCLHYRNLSSDANLTDAVTEAADASRRTILILSSNFLNGEWARFEFKIALKNALTKKGRSVILLCIGGVCFDDLDVDFKKKISHHTVIDWDDKLFWQKLKFAMPEIIPTPVMERPLSSSTSPSSPMHHALWTS, from the coding sequence atgaagacTAGCAGGAACGTACGATTTCTGGTATCAATTTTGAAACTTGCATGGTGTACATTACttactgataataatacttTATTATCAACTGCAACATTGCTACAAAAATTGGATATACCTGGACACTGTGTAGAGAACAGTGATACTTCCCTTACATGTGTTTATCATAATCTGTATAATGAGagtatatcaaaatataatttttcacaaattactaaagacaatataaaatcattaaatataatttgtaagAATTCAGATAATCAAATAAGAGTTGATAATTTCGAATATTTATGGAAATTACGTGAACTCAGTATAAATGGGTGTAAGTTGATATATCGGCCTGAAAAATtacttaattgtttttataatttgagaaatttaacaattaaaaattcatacgatattgaatataatattttttttaatcttataaCTGGTGTCTTTAATATGACAccttttatagaaaaaattgatttatcattcaataaattatggcAATTGCCTGAAAGTATTTTTTGTAATCTAAAAAACTTAATTGATCTTAATATTTCATCGAATAATCTTAAGGATATCAAAGAATTTGGTTTTTATGATATAACTACATTGGAAAGTCAATCTAATGAAACGTACAaagaattattgaaattaagcACTACTTCAAGATGTTTATTAGATATACAAAATTTGGATGcatcaaacaacaaaatatcggTTTTATCAGCATTTGGATTTTCAAAATTGAAACGATTAAATACACTCAATGTTTCTagcaatattataaatattgttgatgacaATGCATTGCATGGCTTAAGATatcttaaaatatttgatttatcaagtaataaaattgttgCACTACCAGCATTAATGTTTAATGATGCTAGAAATACAATTAAAGAATTATGGcttcaaaataattcaataaaagcACTAGCACCCGGTCtttttattgaaatgaatCAATTAGTGTCTCTAgatttatcaatgaatgaATTGACCAGTTCTTGGTTAAATTCTAATACATTTTATGGTTTAATACGTCttgttttattgaatttatccTGGAATAAACTAACAAATATTGATtcagaattatttaaagatcTTTATACATTACAAATACTTGATTTACATcataatcatataaaaatgataccatcaaatacatttttatcaatgaataatcTTCACACATTAAATCTTgcacataataatttaaattatcttgatGCATATTCATTGAATGGTTTGTATGCTGTATCATTGGTTTATTTTGATTCAAATTCTTTAACGAGTATTCATAACGATGCtttttcaaattgttcaaGTATGCAAGATTTAAATCTTGcaggtaataatttaaaaaatatacccaTTGCATTAAATAACATGAGAATGTTAAAAACACTTGACATTGGAGAAAATAAGATCGATAAATTAACTGGTTTTCATGGTATGCCAAATCTTTATGGATTACGTATAATTGGTAATAATAttgttcatataaaaaataatgatttatcacaATTAACGTCATTACAAATTCTTAATTtatctagaaataaaattactagtATTCAAAGTTTAgcatttcaaaataataaaatgcttCAAGCAATACGACTTGATCGTaataatcttaaaaatatttctgatatttttacaaatatatccAGTATTATTTGGCTTAATATTTCTGACAATATGATAACAGAATTAGAATATACTAATTTaccaataaatattcaatggTTAGATTtgcataaaaatcaaataaatcatgtTAGCATTGCTCCAAAAACATTTCATCTTCAATCATtagatttatcatttaataaattaacaaaaatacatCCAAATTCATTGCCAGATTCAATAGAATTACTtcttatgaataataataaacttcatACAATTGAACCACAAACATTTcataataaagtaaatttaacaCGTGTTGATTTATATgcaaatcaaataatgaaaatggatTTTTCTGTATTTCATTTGAATCATATTAATGATGGTCATAAATTACCAGAATTTTATATCGGTGGTAATCCATTAGTATGTGATTGTACAATGGAATGGTTACaaagaataaattcattacaaATTGGAAAATATCCAATAATAATGGATCTTGATTCTGTATATTGTCAACTTCCTTATAATagatattattcatttattccaATATTAGATGCAAAACCATCACAATTTCTTTGTACGTATACAGTTCATTGTTTTGCTCTATGTCATTGTTGTGATTTTGATGCTTGTGATTGTGAAATGACATGTCCAACAAACTGCACATGTTATCATGATGAATCATGGGCATCAAATGTTGTTGATTGTTCAAATTCAGGCTATAATTATTTGCCTGATTGTTTACCAATGGATGCAACTGAAGTATATTTAGATGGTAATGATTTTGGTGAATTAATATCACACTCATTTATTGGtcgtaaaaatttacaaatactttatacaaataatagtaatataaaaactatatataatcATACATTCAGTGGTTTAAAACGACTCATAATACttcatcttgaaaataataaaataacacaacTAAGTGATATTGAATTACAACCACTTGAAAATCTTAAAGAATTATatcttcaaaataataaactttattaCATTGATGACGACCTATTTTTAGCTTTACATCATCTTgaagtattaaatttaagaGGTAATTATTTACGTACATTCGGTATTTGGCAACTTAATTTTAATCCTTATCTTGTGGAAATAAGCATTTCAAATAATCCTTGGATGTGTGAGTGtacatacattaaaaaaatgtatgaatggatatcaaataacaaaaataaaattttagatttcaatttaataacatgtgaattcaatatttcaattaatgaaTCTACAATTGATTGTACAATGATTACAGAAACaacatcaattgaaaaaattcaattaaaaatgtatctaTCATTTGGTCTTATAATCTTTGTCATGATAATTTtactattcaatttaattaagtaTCGCATATCTATAAAAACATGGATTGCAAACAAGTGTGCTTTTCGAATGTGCTACAAAACAGCTGCATTTGAAGACAGTGAAAAACCATTTGATGCTTATATTTCATATTCAGCTGTTGACGAAATTTTTGTTTCCCAAGTACTGGTACCAGGTTTATCTTCATACAGACTTTGTTTACATTATCGTAATTTAAGCTCTGATGCAAATTTAACTGATGCTGTAACAGAAGCAGCTGATGCATCTAGACGTACAATTCTTATTTTGTCAAGTAATTTTCTTAATGGTGAATGGGCAAGATTTGAGTTTAAAATAGCattaaaaaatgcattaacaaaaaaaggaCGTTCAGTTATATTACTTTGTATTGGTGGAGTTTGTTTTGATGATTTAgatgttgattttaaaaaaaaaatatctcaccATACTGTCATTGACTGGGATGATAAACTTTTTtggcaaaaattaaaatttgctaTGCCAGAAATTATACCAACACCAGTAATGGAAAGACCATTGTCTTCATCAACTTCACCGTCGTCTCCTATGCATCATGCATTGTGGACTTCTTAA
- the LOC122855017 gene encoding uncharacterized protein PFB0145c, protein METEASIIIERLKILKKWQTSRQELLLQQQKEQRESLSKAYERTFEDIRLSIENNESVNDEVLTERHLSLNSDVNNNSLGSSLSNDNKSVIEISNLNDTNNELDFQLSAPQVFLRTVSDKTDDSPNEIQCDIYHLPTLKYQSTNEPETMFLNESKDTLINPSNNKILIIDDIPLPSLNKDFKTLLDEKLKVSEPSETNKVVSNKTNQVKQPFLRKGQGLARFRSNGINKISKNKNNNNNSIKSKCNYLPNSQNVETQISYVNGNKNKKISNSSSLDSKPDLNIPQLKYNADVSNDKTGRTPQSNYNNVNISRSDDSRQSDMDSSRLETREFEMLEEKVENSSFGSTSSTYIAFMQSTPLKTKNLKKQLSSHHVVMSSSIDEDCMDAGILNQSTPKIKISHSKRKKNSLQNDYLLSQLGSCSFLSNEMNENGTILRDIHDGIKTMVEQKANHRQANELETSMHVRFAEHNDYKTIRLNDTSILSNDYETSQMSYNDSSSDQSDSSQCSQLLAKSLIENSNNNSFHNYVDELSDHTTDDENSTLNNSFRTNYYQISSIKDVQNPQKNIYDITQYSKQIDDNEIDNKYQFKKSDDEINEIVFKSDLLKSRLLELEHEINIFRKENASLSIQRQKWYDERIKTEREFKLKEKQFIQKKIELEEQIQDEKKRLMREKVALENRIRDAKERCQLIKHEHEENQLLKKQFEELKNEFDEKERRWKVSQGQQRSQLRVLQMENLNLKQELQILQDVKRCNGKSKKYNIPTNTKAIHQINKLLDGKTSSSPNKDILEKKHESKETKKNQSDINLPSNINYDAVIDNNNEKIIIYEHLENYKHKNTRDLDEEEFQANTEKINHVVDDFTDDDIKNIQNSMPESETNEINTHFSDAKTMKESIINKKMPHMLDSISSKDCNSEVKSWQQKSRSIENLDRQSPSHGTYQQFVRKVINSQNDATEIVNNTENHFPLINLTKNHHEELMKPLAPMINHKTYTTVNSQSSPVHYDHENYRALNKIDQHFTLQTDKLTVNQQNYVDSDYNPRKEIKPLPRPSEDMTPRPDPVQVSHLSYMLSPGKSELNHFNPQDVRIVEHPDHINYWYPNGSLKKVYPDKNIIKLIYNNGDVRETLADGCVKYYYAASNTWHITYLNGFEFIEFSNGQQERRDIDGTVEVSFADGSKRLIKPNGEEKWTLADKTIAETFPNGDKILTLPNGQREIHTKDHKRREYADGTVKYVYPDGSQETRYSSGRVRKKDKDGNLIMDSYQPQR, encoded by the exons ATGGAAACAGAGGCTTCTATCATTATCGAAAGactcaaaatattaaaaaaatggcaaaCAAGCCGACAAGAACTACTcttacaacaacaaaaagaaCAAAGAGAATCTTTAAGTAAGGCCTATGAACGTACATTCGAAGATATACGactatcaattgaaaataatgaaagtgTTAATGACGAAGTGTTGACTGAAAGACATCTCTCATTAAATTCcgatgtcaataataattcattgggTTCATCGCTttctaatgataataaatccGTTAtcgaaatatcaaatttaaatgataccAACAACGAATTAGACTTTCAATTAAGTGCTCCACAAGTGTTTCTACGAACTGTTAGCGATAAAACTGACGATTCACCCAATGAAATTCAATgtgatatttatcatttacctACCCTAAAATATCAGTCAACGAATGAACCAGAAAcaatgtttttaaatgaaagtAAAGATACATTAATTAatccatcaaataataaaattttaattatcgatgatattcCTCTTCCATCGCTAAATAAAGATTTCAAAACTTtgcttgatgaaaaattaaaagttagtGAACCTTCTGAGACGAATAAAGTGGTTTCGAACAAAACAAATCAAGTTAAACAGCCTTTTCTACGAAAAGGTCAAGGCTTAGCAAGATTTCGATCaaatggaataaataaaataagtaaaaataaaaacaataataataattcaatcaaatcaaaatgtaattatttaccAAATAGCCAAAATGTAGAAACCCAAATATCCTATgttaatggaaataaaaataagaaaatatctAACTCATCTTCATTGGACAGTAAACCAGATTTAAATATTcctcaattaaaatataatgctGATGTTTCAAATGATAAAACCGGTCGTACACCacaatcaaattataataatgttaatatttctAGAAGTGATGATTCACGTCAATCTGACATGGATTCGTCAAGACTAGAAACTCGAGAATTTGAAATGCTAgaagaaaaagttgaaaattcaagttttGGTTCTACATCAAGTACATATATAGCATTCATGCAATCAACACcattaaaaacgaaaaatttaaagaaacaaTTATCGTCTCATCATGTTGTTATGAGTTCATCGATAGATGAAGATTGTATGGATGCTGGTATTTTGAATCAATCAAcaccaaaaattaaaatatcacattcaaaaagaaaaaaaaattcattacaaaatgattatttattatctcaaTTGGGTTCATGTTCTTTTTTGTCAAatgaaatgaatgaaaatggAACAATATTAAGAGATATACATGATGGTATAAAAACAATGGTTGAACAAAAAGCAAATCATAGACAAGCCAATGAATTAGAAACTAGCATGCATGTAAGATTTGCTGAACACAATGATTACAAAACAATTAGATTAAATGATACTTCCATACTTTCAAATGATTATGAAACAAGTCAGATGAGTTATAACGATTCCTCCAGTGATCAGTCAGATAGCTCACAATGCTCACAGTTGCTTGCAAAATCTttgattgaaaattcaaacaataatAGTTTTCATAATTATGTTGATGAATTATCTGATCATACAACTGACGATGAGAATTCAACTTTGAATAATTCATTCAgaacaaattattatcaaattagtTCAATTAAAGATGTACAAAAtcctcaaaaaaatatttatgatattacaCAGTATTCGAAACAGATTGATGACAATGAAATAGATaacaaatatcaatttaaaaaatcagatgatgaaattaatgaaatcgTATTTAAATCAGATCTTTTAAAAAGTAGATTATTAGAACTTGAacatgaaattaatatatttagaaaagaaAATGCATCATTGTCAATACAACGTCAAAAATGGTATGATGAACGAATAAAAACTGAGCGTGAGTTTAAGCTAAAAGAAAAACagttcatacaaaaaaaaattgaattggaAGAACAAattcaagatgaaaaaaaacgtCTTATGCGTGAAAAAGTTGCTCTTGAAAATCGAATTCGTGATGCTAAAGAAAGATGTCAACTAATAAAACATGAGCATGaagaaaatcaattattaaaaaaacaatttgaagaattgaaaaatgaatttgatgaaaaagaacGACGATGGAAGGTATCTCAAGGTCAACAACGATCACAATTACGAGTACTgcaaatggaaaatttaaatttaaaacaagaaCTACAAATATTACAAGATGTAAAACGATGTAAtggtaaatcaaaaaaatataatattcctACTAATACTAAAGCtattcatcaaattaataaattactcgATGGAAAGACATCATCGAGTCCAAATAAagatatattagaaaaaaaacatgaatcaaaagaaacgaaaaaaaatcaatctgaTATCAACTTaccatcaaatattaattatgatgctgtaattgataataataacgaaaaaattatcatatatgaacatttagaaaattataaacacaaaaatacaAGAGATCTGGATGAAGAAGAATTTCAGGCtaatacagaaaaaattaaCCATGTAGTTGATGATTTTAcagatgatgatattaaaaatatacaaaattctaTGCCAGAAAGTGAGACTAACGAGATAAATACACATTTTTCAGACGCTAAAACTATGAAAGaaagtattataaataaaaaaatgccaCATATGTTAGATTCAATTAGTAGTAAAGATTGCAACAGTGAAGTAAAATCTTGGCAACAAAAATCAAGATCAATTGAAAACCTAGATCGTCAATCACCATCTCATGGTACTTATCAGCAATTTGTTCGTAAAGTTATTAATTCACAAAATGACGCTACAGAAATAGTTAATAATACGGAAAATCATTTTCCACTGATAAACTtaacaaaaaatcatcacGAAGAATTAATGAAACCTTTAGCACCTATGATAAATCATAAAACATATACTACTGTCAATTCACAATCTTCACCAGTACATTATGATCACGAAAATTATAGAgctttgaataaaattgatcaacATTTTACATTACAAACCGATAAATTAACagttaatcaacaaaattatgttGACTCAGATTACAATCCtcgaaaagaaataaaaccaTTACCACGACCTTCTGAGGATATGACACCTAGACCAGATCCCGTTCAAGTGAGTCATTTATCATACATGTTGAGTCCAGGCAAATCTGAATTAAATCATTTCAACCCACAAGATGTTCGTATTGTTGAGCATCCTGATCATATCAACTACTGGTATCCTAATGgtagtttaaaaaaagtttatccggataaaaatataataaagttaatttataataatggtGACGTACGAGAAACACTTGCAGATGGttgtgttaaatattattatgctGCTTCAAACACATGGCATATTACATATCTAAATGGCTTTGAATTTATAGAATTTTCAAA TGGGCAACAAGAACGACGAGATATAGATGGAACAGTTGAAGTATCTTTTGCCGATGGTTCAAAACGTTTAATAAAACCAAATGGTGAAGAAAAATGGACTCTTGCTGATAAAACTATTGCTGAAACATTCCCAAATGGAGACAAAATTCTTACATTACCTAATGGACAACGTGAAATACATACTAAAGACCACAAG cgaCGAGAATATGCAGATGGTACTGTCAAATATGTATATCCTGATGGATCACAAGAAACTCGTTATTCAAGTGGAAGagttagaaaaaaagataaagatgGAAATCTTATAATGGATTCCTATCAACCTCAACGttga